From the Clostridium cagae genome, the window TATTGCTCCTCCAACACTATTACTTAGTGAAAGATAAATAATATTTTTTTTACTATCATCGTTCCATAACTCTGCTTTTCCCGCAGCATTTGCATCATTACAAAATATACACTCATACGGAATATGTTTTTTTAGTTCTTCGCATTGTACATTCTTAATTTGTAAAACATGTGAATTAGTTATTTCTTTCTGATCTGCAGAAACAATTCCTGGTATGGATATTCCAATACCTAAAATCTTTGAATTTTTAAATTCACTATTTTCTATAAATTCACATAATACATTTCCAACATTTTTATAATATTCAGCAGTATTTTCGAAACGTTTTTCTATTCTTATGTTTCTTAAAATATTTCCTCCTAAATCAATTAAAATTATACTTATATGATTTTTGGTAATATCTAATCCAACTGCCAGTCGTGAATCTTTAACACACATTATTGCCTTTGCTTTTCTTCCACCAGTAGATTCAAATTCTCCGTCTTCAATAATTAAACCATCTTCAAGTAAGCTTTTTAAATGTTGTGTGATCGTTGGCAAACTAACTTCAAGATTTTTAGCAATTTCTTGCTTAGAAGTTTTTTCACTATTATATATAAATCTATAAATAGTATTTTTATTATATTTTTTCACTTCTATATTTGTTGTCTTTTCATATAACATTAAAATACTCTCTCCAATATCTTTTTACTTTTAATATAAATTTTATTTAAACTTAAAATATAATTTATATTAATATTTTAACATATAATTGCCCCTATAATAAAATCATCTTTCCTTATTCGTATATTAAGTAATTTCTTATTTTCCTAACTATGCTATAATATCCTCATATTACAAAATATAATTTTATAACTAAACCTTATTATATGTGATTTAGAAAGGAAGTGGCTTACTAGAAAATATATTTTACTATACTTTCTAGTTGTAATTTATGAAAATATCTATAATTTACTTTAGTAAAACTGGAAAAACAAAAGAGATGGCAAATGTTATTGCTTCTAGCATGAAATTAGAAAAAAACATTGAAGTTGGAATTTTTGATCTTGATAATATTGACTATAATTTTGTTGATGAAAGCAAAGCTGTAATCTTTGGAACACCAACCTACTATGCTAATATGTGTTGGCAACTAAAAAAATGGTTTGATGAATCTTCTGAGTGTAATCTTAGTGGCAAAATCGGAGCAGTCTTTTCAACTGCTAACTTTGCACAAGGTGGTGCTGATACAGCTATCTTAACTATAATTAATCATATAATGGTTAAAGGTATGCTAGTTTATTCTGGTGGATCTTCTTTAGGGCAACCATATATTCATTTAGGTGCCGTTGCATTAAAAGAAAATTTTGAAAAAAGTAAAGATATGTTTAAAATATTCGGTACTCGTATAGCCCAAAAGACAAATGAACTATTTTCAGACTAATAATTAAATATATAAGTGAAGTGAACTGTATAAAATTTATAAATTATTATACAGTTCTTTTTTATTATTAAATTGTATTTTTAATTATAGTAAATGTTACTATCTGTAATACTTATGTTAATTTTCATAGATATACACATATTACTTTATGATAACTATAATTTACATTCATCATGTTATAAATGTTAGAGATAATATTTTTAGCAATTTTAAATGAAATATCAAAAATTATTCTTCCTTTTGATTTAACAACCTTTTTTCTTGTTATTATCCATTTTGCTAAATATTTCTTCAGCTCTTTTATCTGATTTACTAAATATTTTACATAATATTAATACAAAAAACGTATTTGTAATAGCTAATATTGCAATAATTATTTTCATAATTCTAACTTCCCTTTCAAATAAATCTTATCTTTTATATTATTATAATTATCAAAAATATAAAACTTTTTAATTATATAATATTTATTACCAATTAATTAAACTTATAATACCTAAATCCTTTGTTTTAATATTAAAATTTTGAATCTGAATAACTTTTATATTAATTTTTACCTAAAACTTCACTCATAATAACTCCTCTTGATTTAATTATTTGATTTTTTTATCTTATGAACATATAATAATTCCAATAGTATTATTTGTATAGTAAGAACTTTTAAGATCATAGTCTTCTTAAAAGTATATTTAATAAACAAAATTCTAAATTCACATCTTAAATCATCTAAAACTTTAATTGATTTTATAAAATTTTTTTAAAATTTATAAAAAATATATTCATATTATATGAGGAGGAAATTCTAATATGGAATTTAATTATAACCTTCCAATAAATCTTTTATTTGGAAGAGGTAAAATAAATCAAATTGGAAAAGAAGTTGCTAAACATGGTAAAAAGGTTCTTATAGTAACTGGTAAAAATAGCACAAAAAGAAGTGGGTTACTTGATAAAACAATTAGCTTATTAAAACAAGAACAAATCGAAGTTGAAGTTTTTGATAAAGTAACTCAAAATCCACTTACCACAACAATATATAAAGGAGCTGAAACTGTAAAAGCAACAGAATGTGATGTCATTTTAGGACTTGGTGGTGGAAGTATTATGGATGCTGCAAAAAGTATTGCATTTTCTGCTAAAAATCCTGGTGATATTTCTGATTATATATTTGGAATCAAACATGGAACTGAAGCTTTGCCAATAATTTTGGTTCCAACAACATGTGGAACTGGAAGTGAAGGAAATAGTTTTTCAGTTCTTACCAATCCTGAAACTAAAGATAAAAAATCTCTTAGAACTAATGTTATTATTGCTAAATCATCAATTATTGATCCTGAACTTATGGTTACAATGCCAAAACATATAATTGCGTCAGTTGGATTTGATGCATTATCACACAATATGGAAGCTTATCTATCAAAAGCAGGACAACCGCTAACCGATATGAAAGCACTTTATGGAATTAAATTAATTGCTGAAAATTTACCTAAGGTATATAACGATCAAACTGATTTAGATGCCTGGGAAAAAGTAAGCTTAGGAAGTACTTTAGGTGGTATGGTAATTGGTGTAGTAGGGGTAACGGCACCACATGGATTAGAACATCCTGCAAGTGGATTACGTGATATTGTTCATGGAAAAGGTCTTGCTGCATTAACACCAATAATTGTTGAAAAATCATGGCAAAGTAATATAGAAAAATATACTGAGATATCAAAATTATTAGGTGGCACAAGCGCTGAAGATTGTTCACATACTATAAAAAATTTCTTAAATAAAATTGACTTAAATATAACATTGAGTGAACTTGGAATAGAAGCAAAAGATATTGATTGGATGGCACAAAATTGCATGAAAGTCTCAAAACCAAGTATTGCAAATCATCCTAAAGAATTCACCTTACAAGAAATCATAGATATTTACCATAAAGCATTATAATCCTATAAAATTATAAACATATATTAAAATTAAAGTAATTTATTTTATGGAACATTAATAACTCCTATATAACAACAAAAAACTATATCATTTTATAACTAACAATTATAAAAATGATATAGTTTTTTATTATACTATTTTTTATTCTTTTAAAATAAATACTATCTTTTAAGCTTTATTTTATTTAATACTAAATTAAGCAACACTCCTACAATTGCCGCAAAACTTAATCCTGATATAGATACTGCATCATTTATTCTTATTCCCACTAAAATTCCAAATTTCTTTTCTATAAAAGTGCCTAAGAATCCTATTACTAATATTGTTACAACTATAATTGCATTTTTCCAATTCATTTTTACTTTTTCATACTTCAAAGTTTTAAATCCAACTAGTGCAATCATAGTAAACAACATTAAACTTATTCCCCCCATTACTGCTTGAGGAATAGTGCTTATTGCTGTTCCAAACTTACCTACAAAACTTAATAAAATTGCAAATATAGCTGCTAATCTTAATATTGATGGATCATAATTTTTAGTCATTGCTAAAACACCAGTATTTTCTCCATATGTAGTATTCGCTGGTCCCCCAAAGAATGCAGCTGTCATAGTAGCTAGTCCATCGCCTAATAATGTTCTATTTAATCCTGGTTCTTCAATAAAGTTTTCACCAACAACTTGACCATTAGTTGTTATATCACCAATATGTTCCATAAATGTAGCTAGTACTACTGGTGCAATAATCACTATAGCTCCTAAATCAAATTTAGGTAATGTAAAGTTTGGAATTGTTATGAAACCTGCTTCAGCAATTGCTTGAGTATCTACATACCCAGTAAAGTATGATATTAAATATCCACAAGCAACACCACATAATATTGCTATTTGTGATATAAACCCCTTACTAAAATACTTTATTCCTAAAGTCACACCTAATGTTATAACTGCAATAATTATATTTTCTTTTGCCATATTAAAGGCTGTAGGAATTAAGTTTAATCCTATTACCATAATCATAGGCCCAACAACCTGTGCTGGTAATACAACTTTTATTTTTTCAGTACCGATTTTTTTGATAATAAAAGACATTAACACATAGATTAGTCCAGCTATCATTATTCCACCTTGTGCATATCTTAAATCACCATATGATACTTTAACAGCACATATTACTGGAATAAATGCGAATGATGAACCTAAAAAGACTGGAACTTTCATTTTAGTACAAATATGAAATATTAATGTTCCAATACCTGCACAAAATAATGCTACAGAGATATCAAGACCTGTTAAGATAGGAACTAAAACTGTAGATCCAAACATTGCTATTAAATGTTGTAATGCTAGGACTATCTTCTTCCCAGTTTTCCTTAAAGAAATTTCTCCGAATTGCTCTTTTGTATTACTTATGATTTCTGACATAAAAAAAATACCTCCTTAAAAATAAGAGGAAATTACTATTATTTATTTCCCCTTTTTAGCCTCTCTGGACTAAATTAAAAGTTCTTGTCAAATCTTTATTTTTATAATAATATAGATTAATTTTAAATCATACTTTATGCTTTCTACATTATTCTTTATCTTATTATATCTAAAATTCAAAAAAAGTAAATAATTTTTTATAAATTTTGCGTGAAAATTAATAATTTAATAAAAAGGGTAATTGCCCCAATTTATAATTTAATATAAAACCTAATGTGATAATTACCCTTAAATATTATTATTTAATCTTATTATTTTTTAATATACAGGTATAAATTTTTATTATACATTACCTGTATAATCTCCGTTTAAGAACATTGCAGCCTCTTTAGTTCTTCTTTTATAAAGACCATCTATTCTTTTTCCGCCTCCATTACTCCAAGCTTGAAAATTAGCAGTAATAGTATTTTTGTCCCTTATCCCAGCAACTATATTTTTATATAGTGTAGAACCAACTAGTCCTACAACTCCACAATTATATGCAAAGGAAATTAATGCATCAAATTCACATTGCTTTAAATTTACCTCTTTAGAATCTAAGTCTTTTTTTATTGCTTTTGCATA encodes:
- a CDS encoding ROK family transcriptional regulator; translation: MLYEKTTNIEVKKYNKNTIYRFIYNSEKTSKQEIAKNLEVSLPTITQHLKSLLEDGLIIEDGEFESTGGRKAKAIMCVKDSRLAVGLDITKNHISIILIDLGGNILRNIRIEKRFENTAEYYKNVGNVLCEFIENSEFKNSKILGIGISIPGIVSADQKEITNSHVLQIKNVQCEELKKHIPYECIFCNDANAAGKAELWNDDSKKNIIYLSLSNSVGGAICYNEKMYFGDNERSGEFGHMIIIPNGKECYCGQKGCVDAYCSAKVLSDSAGGSLSNFFTLLNNKNKEQVEIWKEYINNLSIVINNLRMAFDCTIILGGYVGAYLDENIKEVKGIVSKHNTFGMDTKYLMACHYKLESSAVGAALLHIEKFMKQI
- a CDS encoding flavodoxin family protein: MKISIIYFSKTGKTKEMANVIASSMKLEKNIEVGIFDLDNIDYNFVDESKAVIFGTPTYYANMCWQLKKWFDESSECNLSGKIGAVFSTANFAQGGADTAILTIINHIMVKGMLVYSGGSSLGQPYIHLGAVALKENFEKSKDMFKIFGTRIAQKTNELFSD
- a CDS encoding iron-containing alcohol dehydrogenase — translated: MEFNYNLPINLLFGRGKINQIGKEVAKHGKKVLIVTGKNSTKRSGLLDKTISLLKQEQIEVEVFDKVTQNPLTTTIYKGAETVKATECDVILGLGGGSIMDAAKSIAFSAKNPGDISDYIFGIKHGTEALPIILVPTTCGTGSEGNSFSVLTNPETKDKKSLRTNVIIAKSSIIDPELMVTMPKHIIASVGFDALSHNMEAYLSKAGQPLTDMKALYGIKLIAENLPKVYNDQTDLDAWEKVSLGSTLGGMVIGVVGVTAPHGLEHPASGLRDIVHGKGLAALTPIIVEKSWQSNIEKYTEISKLLGGTSAEDCSHTIKNFLNKIDLNITLSELGIEAKDIDWMAQNCMKVSKPSIANHPKEFTLQEIIDIYHKAL
- a CDS encoding uracil-xanthine permease family protein, which produces MSEIISNTKEQFGEISLRKTGKKIVLALQHLIAMFGSTVLVPILTGLDISVALFCAGIGTLIFHICTKMKVPVFLGSSFAFIPVICAVKVSYGDLRYAQGGIMIAGLIYVLMSFIIKKIGTEKIKVVLPAQVVGPMIMVIGLNLIPTAFNMAKENIIIAVITLGVTLGIKYFSKGFISQIAILCGVACGYLISYFTGYVDTQAIAEAGFITIPNFTLPKFDLGAIVIIAPVVLATFMEHIGDITTNGQVVGENFIEEPGLNRTLLGDGLATMTAAFFGGPANTTYGENTGVLAMTKNYDPSILRLAAIFAILLSFVGKFGTAISTIPQAVMGGISLMLFTMIALVGFKTLKYEKVKMNWKNAIIVVTILVIGFLGTFIEKKFGILVGIRINDAVSISGLSFAAIVGVLLNLVLNKIKLKR